The Osmerus mordax isolate fOsmMor3 chromosome 5, fOsmMor3.pri, whole genome shotgun sequence DNA window GAGGATCTGGAGAGGTACACTTCATCTACCCCTGCGGCCCAGAACCACAGTGACTCACGCCTCCCTATCCTTAAGTTCCAGCAGACTGTGTGTCAGGAACTCAGAAAAACCTTCAGCAGGACCAAGAGCTATGACTGGACAATCATTGGAAAGCTGGCCAAGGATTTTAACCTGGACAGGGTCATCGGAGGACACATGGGGcgggagtgtgtggatgtgttcaCAGCCTtgctggagagagacatgaaacaCATCCTCACAAGGATCCTGGGGATGCTTGGAGAGGTGGACTTGATCCAGTAAGTAGGATACTCTTTCCTGACACCTTTTGATAGACGTGGTGAAGCTAGCACAGGTTAACAACATGGGTGACGTTCCCTCTCAAGAATTCATGTTATTCATGATGGTCTTCTTTTCCTTTCTTCCTAGCTGCAGAATGGTAAGCCGAACCTGGAGAAGAATCATCCTCCAGGACAAGGCTGCACTCACCAGATGCCAGGAGGCAGAACAGAGATTTGAGGTAATAGCCGGCTCAATTTTGTCCACAAACCAGGATAACTGACTGACCATTAGCCCACAATGAGCTGGTACATTTTAGAGGTCTCTACCATTTGTATTGACACTGTCATACTATGGAATGGGACAGACAATGTGGTTCATCAAGTGGAAGCGTATTTAACAATCATGTTTTGCTTCCGTTTATGGCAGGACTCTGGAAATGCTCGAGGACTGGAGAATGGGGATTGTCTGACACGCAGCGCTGCCCTGTCCAGGGTGGTGCTGTCCTGCATACAGACCGTAGCCTCAACATCTGCCCAGCGAGCCTCCAAGAGGAGTCCGTTGCAGAAAGATTGCACTCCCTCAACCCGCAACTCTCATGCCACACGCTTCAGGGAATACCAGGAGGTGTGTATTTGTCCAGTCCTGTTTTTGCTGACCAGTTAGCTGCCCCCTATAAACTGGATAATATCCAGTTTATAGGGGGCAGCTAACTGGTGTCTTCtgaccctcccccctgcctctctctcgacAACTGCAGAGCATAGAAGGCATTGCCGGGAAGTCTAACTCATTCATGTTGTGTTCATGTCCTCCAGGTTGCCAGTTCCCTTAAGCAGCATGAGTCTCTGAAGCACTGCAAGCTGTGTGGCTCCCCCGCCAAGCACAACGCCCACGCCCTCCGTGCCACCTGCACCCGGCAAAGCTGTGCCTTCGACTTCTGTACCAAGTGCCATAGCCACTTCCACGGTTCCTCGGCCTGTCGCACTGTCCTGTCCCACGGTCCAGGCAGCAGCACGTCCAGGGACAAAGCCATTCTGATAGGCAGTGCCCGCAGCAAGAAGAACGTCAGACGGCTGTGAAGCCAGCCATGCATCTTTAAACCCAAAGACTctcaaaagaaaaggaaaaaagagctAATGATTGTTGGAGTTTTATTCAAGGAACTTTTTAGCTTAATCAGTGCTCCCTCTGTCCACGTGCCACAGACTCAACCCAAAGGGATCTCTACGGAATACACATGTATTCTGGGACAATCAGGTTTTACTTATGCCAGTTTACTGCCATTCTGTCGTCAAGAAACGTCAAtcatgggggggcggggggggggggtgtaatacCATATGGAGAAGAAAATATCAATCCAGAAAAAGATGGTTATTTGTTTTATTGGGATTGTGCATTTTATTTCTTAATGAAATGTGATTGTCTTCCATGATATTTGTAAATCTGCTTTTTTATGTGACATATGTAAATATTTACTGTTTTAATAAATATTTCCTGTTATGATTTTTAAATGCCAATTTATCGTATTTCgtttgtaaaaaacaaaaaagagcgTTTACAGTTTATTGTTCAAGGCAGTCATAGCTGGATAGTATTCCTTTTCTCCACTAGGTGGTATTATAGACTACAAATTGTTGTCTATTGTTACCACTATGGTAGATGGTGCTGTCATCCATTTTTACTTCTACCTTGTTCCCTCTGACACCCAACATGTTTATCAGTGCATTATCTTGGCTTACCTGTTCAGGAAATGACGGcaagttttttttgtaaaagatttacattacatttatttagcagatacttttatccaaagtgatgtaAAATAGTGAatacagaaagtacagcaggAAATCAAGCATcaaaagtgcatagttctaaaaTATATTTGTCAGTCTGTATTTGCTATCCACATTGcagagtaaccacatctcagctaccaagcATGGCAAGCAAAAGGATACTGCAGCACATCATCTTAGTTACTCAAACACAGTACAGTGCTAACATCTCAATTAGAGCAGCTAGCTAGTTATGGCTTGGTCAACAAAACTTCAGTATTAATTTCAATTACAGTAGTGCATAGTATAGTCGAGCAAAGACATAATTGCAACAAACCATGTATGGTACTATTTTTTTATCTGAAAATATGAATGGATCTGTGATTAAGGTTACCCTAGGCAAGGCTAACCCAGCAGTAAGTCACAATATGAGCTAAGTCCAATATCTTGACATTCAATTTATTATATCACTAGTTAAATCTCAAAACTTGTGGATGTTGATTCGTCACATGACGTGGCAGCCAAATGAACACATTGCACAAATTGACATTGATATCAAGTGGCACAAATCCATTAAGATGTGTCCAAGCTTATCTGAAatcaagtaggcctacatcattTTTTCAAATATGCAGGCAATGTCAATCCATTATTGAAAGATGTGGAGATATGTTCAATTAAAAAGTACCTAGTGTAATTCAAATGTAATTTCTTCTCAACTGGACCGAGTCATTGGTTTCATAGAGCCGTGTATTTCTTGTGGAAGGTaatcacacacagcagcttgCAGTCTAGAATGAAGAAATCAACCTTTcccttttcttttgtttttttgcttaTAGTTTGACgaccaaaaaaaaagaataccaATAGGGATTCAAGCCATAAAATAAGGAAAGTCCAGAAACATAAAGGCGACAGAGAGCCATGACTTAGGATCATATCGTATCCCTGGCCTGCTGGACATCAGTCGTCAGTCGTTCTTCTCCACCTTTGCTGGCCCTACATTCCACATCAGGGATTTTCCCAATTACCCTCAGTCTCAGCATGGTGCCCTTACCCAGCATACGTCAGTGTTGGAGCGTGTGGTGTTGTGGCAGCTCTCCCCTCCCACTGCTGCCTTGCGGCTGCCCTTGTTACTGCCTGTGACAGAAATGTCAATGTGCAGTTGACTGTTGAGActgttctatctctgtcctaaAGCCTCCTGtagctcccaacacacacacacacacacagaaagcctTGATTGTTTAGCGTTCTAcattgttccccccccccctcatctattaacccttgtgctgccttcgggtcacatgacccaaaggttcataacgaaccatcgttgtgtttacccagttttacccaatacaaaaacaaatacaaataattttcttttaacctttgcaatgtggggggtctgagacagcccaacggttaaaagaaaatgcttcactttgtttttgtatgaggtcaatttgtcgcaatacgacggtgggtcacacggctgatgggtcagaatgacccgaagataacacaagggttaatggagTGAAAGCACATCATGAGCAGTCTATGCACTGTTATTGCTGCAACAAGTTAGTTAGCAAactagcaacaaaaaaa harbors:
- the fbxo5 gene encoding F-box only protein 5, which codes for MKCPASFEEHRVPCSIEKAAADFKMPALKNFSRKECVDIVVKPQLSPGLTRDSVSLNNNRGVHNKENNKKEHDRILNEVSLNCEEFEDSGYLSLQNSLLEKDDKSYESEENLVSTSLGQEDLERYTSSTPAAQNHSDSRLPILKFQQTVCQELRKTFSRTKSYDWTIIGKLAKDFNLDRVIGGHMGRECVDVFTALLERDMKHILTRILGMLGEVDLIHCRMVSRTWRRIILQDKAALTRCQEAEQRFEDSGNARGLENGDCLTRSAALSRVVLSCIQTVASTSAQRASKRSPLQKDCTPSTRNSHATRFREYQEVASSLKQHESLKHCKLCGSPAKHNAHALRATCTRQSCAFDFCTKCHSHFHGSSACRTVLSHGPGSSTSRDKAILIGSARSKKNVRRL